The genomic window GTCGCCGACGTGCGTCACGAGGCGCCCGAGCTCCTGCGTGCGCAGGCGCTCCCAGCACTGCTCGTCGGAGAGGGCGACGACGGGATCCGGTGTGTCTGCCATGACTCCATCCTCGCGCTCCCGAGTGTCCTGCGACACCCCCGGATGGCGGCAGCGCGGAACGGCGGCGCCGGCCCGCCGCGAGCCGCGCGCCGCGCGCCGCGAGGCCGCGAGCCGCGAGACCGCGAGACCGCGAGACCGAGGACTCCCGCCGAGACCGAGAGCGATGCCCTGCGGTTCGACGGGAATCCCCTGTCTCGACGTCGGCGGGTCAGACGCCGACGCGGATGAGCTTCTTGTTGACGAACTCGTCGGCGGCGAGCAGCCCCATCTCGCGCGCCGTGCCGGAGCGCTTGACGCCGCCGAAGGGCAACCCCGGCTCGTCGGCGAGCACGACGTTGACGTAGACCATGCCGGCGTCGATCTTGTCGGCCACCCGCTTCGCCTGCTCCTCGTCCGTCGTGAAGACATACGACCCGAGGCCGTAGCTGGTGTCGTTGGCGAGCGCGACTGCGGCGTCCTCGTCGGCGACCCGGTAGACGACGCCGACGGGGCCGAAGAACTCCTCGCGGTACGCATCCATGTCGCTCGTGACGTCGGTGAGCACTGTACCGGGGTAGAACGCGCCGTCGCGCGTGCCGCCGGTCACGAGGGTGGCGCCCTGCGACACCGCCTTCTCGACCTGCTCGGCCAGGCGCTCCGCGGCAGTCAGCGACGAGAGCGGGCCGAGCACGGTGTCGTCGGCGAACGGATCGCCGACCTTAGCGCCCGACATCGCCGCCGTGAACTTCTCGAGGAAGGCGTCGTACAGGCCGTCGACCACGATGAAGCGCTTGGCCGCGTTGCACGACTGCCCGGTGTTGTCGAGGCGCGCGGCGACCGCGGCCTCCACGGCGCTGTCCAGGTCGTCGGTCGAGAGCAGGATGAAGGGGTCCGACCCGCCGAGTTCGAGCGCCACCTTCTTGAGGTTGCGCCCCGCGATCTCGGCGACCGCGGCACCGGCGCGCTCGGAGCCCGTCACCGACACGCCCTGCACGCGGCGGTCCGCGATGATGGTGGCCGCCTGGTCGTTCGTCGCGTAGATGTTCGTGTACACGCCCTCGAGCCCGGCGTCGGCGTAGATCGCCGCGATCGCGGCAGCCGATTCGGGGCACTGGGGCGCATGCTTGAGGAGGATCGTGTTGCCCACCACGATGTTGGGCGCCGCGAAGCGGGCGACCTGGTAGTACGGGAAGTTCCACGGCATGATGCCCAGCAGCACGCCGAGAGGCGTGCGGCGGATGACCGCGGTCCCCTCGCCGTCGATGTCGATCGGCTGGTCGCCGGTGATCTTCTCCGCGTGGTCGGCGTAGTACTCGGTGATGTCGGCCGCGAAGTCGACCTCGCCGAGTGCGGCCTCGAGCGGCTTGCCCATCTCGCGCACGATGATCGCGGCGAGGTCGTCGCGGCGCTCGCGGTGCAGGTCGGCGACTTTGCGGATGCGCGCGGCGCGCTCGGCGACCGGCTGATCGCGCCAGGTGCGGTAGGCGGCATCCGCCTGCGCGATCGCGGTCTCGAGAGCCTCGTCGGTGATGGTCGGATACGTGGCCAGGGTCTCGCCCGTGGCCGGGTTGACGACGGCGTAGTCGGTCATTCTTGCTCTCCGATCGGATGGATTGTGGTCAGTCTGCCTGTCAGCGGCGGGCGCGGCGAAGGCTTTCGGGGGCATCGATACCGAGTGTCTCACCGCGGAAGAACGCCGGACGCTTGATCGCCTGCCAGATCATGATCACGACACCGACCAGGATGACGGTCACCCCGAGCACGAACACCAGGCCGAGGCCGAAGATGCTCGATCCGCTGCCGTACGCCGGGTCCATCGAGTCGATGAGCGTCGTGACGAACAGCACCGCGAGGATCGCCCCGCCCACCAGCGG from Microbacterium sp. ProA8 includes these protein-coding regions:
- a CDS encoding NAD-dependent succinate-semialdehyde dehydrogenase; its protein translation is MTDYAVVNPATGETLATYPTITDEALETAIAQADAAYRTWRDQPVAERAARIRKVADLHRERRDDLAAIIVREMGKPLEAALGEVDFAADITEYYADHAEKITGDQPIDIDGEGTAVIRRTPLGVLLGIMPWNFPYYQVARFAAPNIVVGNTILLKHAPQCPESAAAIAAIYADAGLEGVYTNIYATNDQAATIIADRRVQGVSVTGSERAGAAVAEIAGRNLKKVALELGGSDPFILLSTDDLDSAVEAAVAARLDNTGQSCNAAKRFIVVDGLYDAFLEKFTAAMSGAKVGDPFADDTVLGPLSSLTAAERLAEQVEKAVSQGATLVTGGTRDGAFYPGTVLTDVTSDMDAYREEFFGPVGVVYRVADEDAAVALANDTSYGLGSYVFTTDEEQAKRVADKIDAGMVYVNVVLADEPGLPFGGVKRSGTAREMGLLAADEFVNKKLIRVGV